Proteins from a genomic interval of Poecile atricapillus isolate bPoeAtr1 chromosome 1, bPoeAtr1.hap1, whole genome shotgun sequence:
- the ACYP1 gene encoding acylphosphatase-1, protein MADGEGLVSVDYEVHGKVQGVFFRKYTQGEAKRLGLVGWVQNTSHGTVQGQIQGPTARVQEMQEWLRKIGSPQSRISRAEFSNEKKIKALEHKEFQILK, encoded by the exons ATGGCGGACGGCGAGGGCTTGGTGTCCGTGGACTACGAGGTGCACGGCAAGGTGCAGGGTGTGTTCTTCCGCAAGTACACCCAG GGGGAGGCTAAGAGACTGGGGCTTGTTGGCTGGGTCCAAAATACCAGCCACGGCACTGTTCAAGGGCAAATCCAGGGTCCGACTGCCAGggtgcaggagatgcaggaatgGCTCAGGAAGATAGGAAGTCCCCAGTCCCGTATCAGCCGAGCAGAGTTCAGCAATGAGAAGAAGATcaaggctctggagcacaaggAATTCCAGATTTTGAAGTGA
- the ZC2HC1C gene encoding zinc finger C2HC domain-containing protein 1C → MAFFPPMAPVVAATKFSPDSQLKHQKNSFQHGFILDKEESLKDLYAQKNQRYSHSMSAEGTQDRPRHGGFWSGGLESKYLISQVCTQSAKSLGRHKEGVDRAYPLQPISHHQRARTPLLDTASSPYVQEAPNTRSSSLSKGMVPARMSHLAAVLCPWTGEPEPSAPYLYRREPAHILKLEVDGRNLEKAIQKKKALLVEKLKRTEETLRRVQRERELIKVEERTESEVERTNEKKATRHPEEKTFRAAGRPDVEIFSGAKFTVPKRGTTLHPQELAVGKLEERVVAAKYNKTNNSKIQDSKPTEHSASCSKLAPKHSLSLSAFSDQDSDDHPSAEMLYMQAASAVEQEEFGQCSFCKRKFLCTRLEKHMSVCGKNQDSKRKVFDSRKARARGTELEQYQQCTSSRSPQSKTPPRKNNWKQKHEALIHIMSQARQVQQILAKGRKVSDLPPLPPIENPDYVACTYCGRKFSPRVAERHIPKCKHIKNRPPPPPQKRHSTLIR, encoded by the exons ATGGCTTTTTTTCCACCGATGGCTCCTGTGGTGGCAGCTACTAAGTTTTCTCCTGATTCCCAGCTGAAACACCAGAAGAACAGCTTTCAGCATGGATTCATTCTTGACAAAGAGGAAAGTTTAAAAGATCTCTATGCACAAAAGAACCAAAGATACTCCCATTCTATGTCTGCAGAAGGCACTCAAGACAGGCCCAGGCATGGAGGCTTCTGGTCAGGTGGACTAGAGAGCAAGTATCTCATCAGCCAGGTCTGTACTCAGTCAGCTAAATCATTAGGCAGACATAAAGAAGGAGTGGACCGTGCATATCCCCTGCAACCAATTTCTCACCACCAGAGGGCAAGAACTCCACTGCTCGACACTGCAAGTTCCCCATACGTGCAGGAAGCTCCAAATACTAGATCAAGCTCATTAAGCAAAGGGATGGTTCCAGCACGGATGTCTCACTTAGCTGCAGTGCTCTGCCCTTGGACAGGAGAGCCTGAACCATCTGCTCCCTATCTGTACAGAAGAGAGCCAGCCCACATCCTAAAGCTGGAGGTAGATGGAAGGAACCTAGAAAAGgcaattcaaaagaaaaaggcCCTTCTTGTAGAGAAGCTAAAGAGGACAGAAGAGACGCTTAGGAGGGTtcaaagagagagagagcttATCAAGGTAGAGGAGAGAACAGAAAGTGAAGTGGAGAGGACCAATGAGAAAAAGGCCACAAGGCACCCTGAAGAGAAAACtttcagagctgcagggaggccagATGTTGAGATCTTCAGTGGGGCAAAGTTCACTGTCCCCAAGCGTGGCACCACTCTCCACCCCCAAGAGCTGGCTGTGGGGAAACTCGAGGAGAGGGTGGTGGCAgcaaaatacaacaaaacaaacaacagcaaaatacaAGACAGCAAACCCACAGAGCATTCAGCTTCTTGTTCAAAGCTGGCCCCAAAACATAgcctttctctctctgccttctcAGACCAAGATTCTGATGACCACCCATCTGCAGAGATGCTATACATGCAGGCTGCCAGTgctgtggagcaggaggagTTTGGACAGTGCAGCTTCTGCAAACGTAAGTTTCTCTGCACAAGGCTTGAGAAACATATGAGTGTCTGTGGCAAGAACCAAGACTCCAAGAGGAAAGTGTTTGACTCCAGAAAGGCCAGAGCTAGGGGAACAGAACTGGAACAGTATCAGCAGTGCACAAGCTCTAGGAGTCCTCAG AGTAAAACACCACCCAGAAAGAACAACTGGAAACAGAAGCACGAGGCTCTCATCCACATCATGTCACAGGCCCGCCAGGTGCAGCAAATCCTCGCTAAGGGGAGGAAGGTGTCTGACCTGCCCCCATTGCCTCCCATTGAAAATCCAGACTACGTTGCCTGCACCTACTGTGGACGCAAGTTTTCTCCCCGAGTAGCTGAGAGACATATTCCCAAATGCAAACATATAAAGAATAGGCCCCCACCTCCACCACAGAAGAGACACAGTACTCTTATAAGATAA